One genomic region from Frateuria soli encodes:
- a CDS encoding serine hydrolase domain-containing protein — translation MPLKLLARLFAGILCLSVPPASIAEQATQTIGQQREGVLFWTQAEREARFPQMYRRFPSDRAMHGAHVHALPQGRPLSVEGKDTPAWLAGYMERYHIAGVMVLQDGQVRLQRYAKGFGPEQRWTSFSVAKSVTSTLLGIALQQGHIRSMDDTLGTYIPELRHTAYEDVTVQQLLTMTSGVRWNEDYADARSDVAQMYLGACVDGRAHVLSYLAKLPRQWPAGTRWNYNTAETDLLGILVQRATHRSLADYLSQTIWQPYGMADDAYWIKDECDGSDTGGSGLSATLADYARLGQFMLGGGRIDGKPVIASAWLQGAVRQQTGVDEPGRGYGYLWWTDTDGSYAAIGIFGQMVYVDPARKVVIAQVAAWPQATSKALVAARRAFVADIKRAVDGEKMRPSP, via the coding sequence ATGCCCCTGAAGCTCCTCGCCCGCCTGTTCGCAGGCATCCTTTGCCTTTCCGTCCCGCCCGCGTCGATCGCGGAGCAGGCCACCCAGACCATCGGGCAGCAGCGCGAAGGCGTGCTGTTCTGGACCCAGGCCGAACGCGAGGCGCGCTTCCCGCAGATGTACCGGCGCTTCCCCAGCGACCGGGCCATGCATGGCGCGCATGTCCACGCCTTGCCGCAGGGACGGCCGCTGTCTGTCGAGGGGAAGGACACGCCGGCCTGGCTTGCCGGCTACATGGAGCGGTATCACATCGCCGGTGTGATGGTGCTGCAGGACGGGCAGGTGCGCCTGCAGCGGTATGCGAAAGGCTTCGGGCCGGAGCAGCGCTGGACCTCGTTCTCGGTGGCCAAGTCGGTCACCTCGACGCTGCTCGGGATCGCCCTGCAGCAGGGCCACATCCGCAGCATGGACGACACGCTGGGCACCTACATTCCGGAACTGCGCCACACCGCGTACGAGGACGTCACCGTGCAGCAGTTGCTGACGATGACGTCCGGTGTACGCTGGAACGAGGACTACGCGGACGCCCGGTCGGACGTGGCGCAGATGTACCTCGGCGCCTGCGTCGACGGCCGCGCGCATGTGCTGTCGTACCTGGCGAAGCTGCCACGGCAATGGCCCGCCGGCACCCGCTGGAACTACAACACCGCGGAGACCGATCTGCTGGGCATCCTGGTGCAGCGGGCCACGCACCGGTCGCTGGCCGACTACCTCTCGCAGACGATCTGGCAGCCCTACGGCATGGCCGACGACGCGTACTGGATCAAGGACGAGTGCGATGGCAGCGACACCGGCGGCAGCGGCCTGTCGGCCACGCTGGCCGACTACGCGCGGCTGGGACAGTTCATGCTCGGCGGCGGCCGCATCGACGGCAAGCCGGTGATCGCCAGCGCGTGGCTGCAGGGCGCCGTCCGGCAGCAGACCGGGGTGGACGAGCCGGGCCGTGGCTACGGCTACCTGTGGTGGACCGACACCGACGGCAGTTACGCGGCAATCGGCATCTTCGGCCAGATGGTCTACGTTGATCCGGCACGCAAGGTGGTGATCGCCCAGGTGGCCGCCTGGCCGCAGGCCACCAGCAAGGCGTTGGTGGCCGCGCGTCGTGCGTTCGTCGCCGACATCAAGCGTGCGGTGGATGGCGAGAAGATGCGGCCGTCGCCGTGA
- a CDS encoding response regulator, translated as MRTVLVVDDEFGVAEVLEAILQDEGYRVVTAINGRQGLERAAETPPDLIMLDLMMPIMGGAATLAALRAEPRFRQVPVILMSSLDEATARESCSGFQAFLRKPFRIAEMLPVLERLVDAGEPVPGDRAGA; from the coding sequence ATGCGCACCGTGCTCGTGGTCGATGACGAATTCGGCGTCGCCGAGGTGCTGGAGGCCATCCTTCAGGACGAGGGCTATCGTGTGGTGACCGCGATCAACGGCCGCCAGGGCCTCGAGCGCGCGGCCGAGACGCCGCCGGACCTCATCATGCTGGACTTGATGATGCCGATCATGGGCGGCGCCGCGACACTGGCCGCACTGCGCGCCGAGCCGCGTTTCCGGCAGGTGCCGGTGATTCTGATGAGCTCCCTGGACGAAGCGACGGCCCGCGAGTCCTGCAGCGGCTTCCAGGCATTCCTGCGCAAGCCGTTCCGGATCGCCGAGATGCTGCCGGTGCTCGAGCGGCTGGTTGACGCGGGCGAACCGGTGCCGGGCGACCGCGCCGGGGCCTAG
- a CDS encoding ATPase domain-containing protein yields MNVTDQALRRIPTGVPGLDEILDGGLFGGAVYIVRGSPGAGKTILANQVCFHHVDQGGRALFVTLLAESHARMLQHMAGMEFYRAEAIPGSLYYISAFRTLEDEGLKGLMDLLRREMRAHRAGLLVLDGLLAVEESSSSDREFRKFIHELQAHAALADCTVLLLTNGSRAEYHPEHTMVDGLITLDDTAYGKRRQRELEVKKFRGSASLRGRHPFRITDNGIELYPRVESRLPTTGYGSTKERVSTGIAELDAMMEGGPLGATCTLLLGASGAGKTTLGTCFLSRSSMQEPGLHFGFYETPARLVANAASIGLHLQPLVDSGALEIMWRPPTEQILDDLGGALLAAVKRRGVKRLFIDSLGGFAAAADLPGRLPVFMAALADELRAQGVTTLLAMETPNLVGPDIKMPTEGISALSENMVLLRFAEYRLRLHRLISVMKVRGGAFDPRLRAFQVSDAGVVLADGFADAPSMLSGYGIEWSDTDLAHAQARPSARTTSPPEKG; encoded by the coding sequence GTGAACGTGACAGACCAGGCCCTGCGGCGTATCCCCACCGGCGTGCCGGGATTGGACGAGATCCTGGATGGCGGCCTGTTCGGCGGCGCCGTCTACATCGTCCGCGGTTCGCCGGGCGCGGGCAAGACGATCCTGGCCAACCAGGTCTGCTTCCATCACGTGGACCAGGGCGGCCGCGCGCTGTTCGTGACGCTCCTGGCCGAGAGCCATGCGCGCATGCTCCAGCACATGGCGGGCATGGAGTTCTACCGCGCCGAGGCCATCCCGGGCTCGCTCTACTACATCAGCGCGTTCCGCACGCTCGAGGATGAGGGCCTCAAGGGCCTGATGGACCTGCTGCGGCGCGAGATGCGCGCGCACCGGGCCGGCCTGCTGGTCCTGGACGGCCTGCTCGCGGTGGAAGAGAGCAGCAGCTCCGACCGCGAATTCCGCAAATTCATCCACGAGCTGCAGGCGCATGCCGCGCTGGCCGATTGCACGGTGCTGTTGCTGACCAACGGCAGCCGCGCCGAGTACCACCCCGAACACACCATGGTCGACGGCCTGATCACGCTGGACGACACCGCCTACGGCAAGCGCCGCCAGCGCGAACTGGAAGTGAAGAAGTTCCGTGGTTCGGCCTCGCTGCGGGGACGCCATCCCTTCCGCATCACCGACAACGGCATCGAGCTTTACCCCAGGGTCGAATCGCGCCTGCCCACGACCGGCTATGGCTCCACGAAGGAGCGCGTTTCGACGGGCATCGCCGAGCTCGACGCGATGATGGAAGGTGGCCCGCTGGGTGCGACGTGCACGCTGCTGCTGGGTGCCAGCGGCGCGGGCAAGACCACGCTGGGCACCTGTTTCCTCAGCCGTTCCAGCATGCAGGAGCCGGGACTGCACTTCGGTTTCTACGAGACGCCCGCGCGGCTGGTCGCCAATGCCGCATCGATCGGGCTGCACCTGCAACCGCTGGTGGACTCGGGCGCGCTGGAAATCATGTGGCGACCGCCTACCGAGCAGATCCTGGACGACCTGGGCGGCGCGCTGCTCGCTGCAGTGAAGCGGCGGGGCGTCAAGCGGCTGTTCATCGACAGCCTGGGGGGGTTCGCCGCGGCCGCGGACCTGCCCGGACGGCTGCCGGTGTTCATGGCCGCGCTGGCCGATGAACTGCGCGCGCAGGGCGTTACAACCTTGCTCGCGATGGAGACACCCAACCTCGTCGGCCCGGACATCAAGATGCCGACCGAGGGCATTTCCGCGCTGAGCGAGAACATGGTGCTGCTGCGCTTTGCCGAGTACCGCCTGCGGCTCCACCGGCTGATATCGGTGATGAAGGTCCGCGGAGGTGCATTCGACCCCCGCCTGCGCGCGTTCCAGGTATCCGACGCGGGCGTGGTGCTGGCCGACGGGTTTGCCGACGCCCCATCGATGCTCTCCGGCTACGGCATCGAGTGGAGCGACACGGACCTGGCGCATGCCCAGGCGAGGCCGTCGGCGCGCACGACCTCGCCGCCGGAAAAGGGGTGA
- a CDS encoding sensor histidine kinase, with protein MSSSQDQSSLIDELRKAVAARDDFIAVVAHELRNPMTPIAGQLELLVARARSEGASAAMLAGLERLELAVAHYIRRASVLLDVSRVNADNLCLEPSTFDMAELIAQTSRNYRLLAERAGSSLQCHAQPPVIGTWDRLSSEQMLDNLVSNAIRYGAGKPITIGLQEAPHGIVLWVQDQGIGIAPEAQARIFERFGQAGGGRTNGGFGVGLWLVRRLVEAQGGQIQVLSKPAHGSTFTVRLPRDITQHNPASPST; from the coding sequence TTGAGTTCTTCCCAAGATCAGTCGTCGCTCATCGATGAGCTGCGCAAGGCGGTCGCCGCCCGCGATGACTTCATCGCGGTAGTGGCCCATGAACTGCGCAACCCGATGACGCCGATCGCCGGCCAGCTCGAGTTGCTGGTCGCGCGGGCCCGGAGCGAGGGCGCCTCGGCGGCCATGCTCGCCGGACTGGAACGGCTGGAGCTCGCGGTGGCGCACTACATCCGGCGTGCCTCGGTGCTGCTTGACGTGTCCCGGGTCAACGCGGACAACCTGTGCCTGGAGCCCTCCACCTTCGACATGGCCGAGCTGATCGCGCAGACTTCGCGCAACTATCGCCTGCTGGCCGAACGTGCCGGCTCCTCGCTGCAATGCCATGCGCAGCCACCCGTGATCGGCACCTGGGACCGGCTTTCCAGCGAACAGATGCTGGACAATCTTGTGTCCAACGCGATCCGCTACGGTGCCGGCAAGCCCATCACCATCGGTCTGCAAGAGGCGCCCCACGGCATCGTGCTGTGGGTGCAGGACCAGGGCATCGGCATCGCGCCGGAAGCCCAGGCGCGGATCTTCGAGCGCTTCGGCCAGGCAGGCGGCGGCCGCACCAACGGGGGCTTCGGCGTGGGCCTCTGGCTGGTGCGGCGGCTGGTCGAGGCCCAGGGCGGGCAGATCCAGGTGCTGAGCAAGCCGGCCCATGGCTCGACCTTCACCGTGCGCTTGCCGCGCGACATCACCCAACACAACCCAGCGAGTCCGAGTACGTGA
- a CDS encoding ATP-binding protein, which translates to MSLPDVTLPEESFLAGGGKVAAMMRGHDWSSSPLGRPDQWPQSLRSVVSLLLNSKFPMFVAWGPELGFLYNDPYAEILGAKHPAALGARFEDIWREIWPDIAPLIDAALSGEGVYRENLPLLMNRKGFDEQTWFTFSYSPVWDESGSIGGMFCAVAETTDQVLAVRRQRFRIELEEALSGIADPRVLIGRAVTALGRHLGAQRAGYARVQPDDESLVFDACFADGVEPLTDSYPLTWFGAERVARHRKGMTEVCADVEAEADDPALWRAIQTRAVVSVPLIRDGHLVATLYVNFREPHRWTEQEVALIEDVATRTWAAIEQATAENALRESEARFRALLTTGAYSVFRMSADWRELRELEGQGFLADTTEPSEDWLQTYVHPDDQPRVLAAVRQAIASRSMFESEHRIRQADGRLGWTHARAVPMLDSEGRLVEWFGAASDTTARKRGEDALRQLTAELEERIAVAVDERQAALAQVHEMQKMETIGQLTGGVAHDFNNLLTPILGALDMLARRLDGDERARRMTAGGLQAAERARTLIQRLLAFSRRQHLAPRPVDVARLLAGFSDMVSRSIGPGIRLSIACADGLPPALVDPNQLELALLNLVVNARDAMPAGGDLTVRVTQEIAGDHPRLREGRYIRFSVTDNGIGMDEQTVKRAIDPFFTTKGVGRGTGLGLPSVHGLAAQSGGDFALDSRPGRGTTATLWLPVSTEAPPIWQTSANDAAIPDVPAATVLLVDDEDLVRGGTAEMLADAGYSVVSVGSGYEALQKIHAGLAFDALVTDYAMPGMTGAELAQQVRRLHPHVPTLMITGFATLTEREAGGLPRLAKPFRQAELVGAVADLLEPTQRSA; encoded by the coding sequence GTGTCCCTGCCTGATGTCACGTTGCCCGAGGAAAGCTTCCTCGCCGGCGGAGGAAAGGTCGCCGCGATGATGCGTGGCCACGACTGGTCGAGTTCACCGCTGGGCAGGCCCGACCAGTGGCCGCAATCGCTCCGCTCGGTGGTCAGCCTGCTGCTGAACTCGAAGTTCCCGATGTTCGTCGCGTGGGGGCCTGAGCTGGGCTTTCTCTACAACGATCCCTACGCCGAAATACTGGGGGCCAAGCACCCGGCGGCGCTGGGTGCCCGCTTCGAAGACATCTGGCGCGAGATCTGGCCGGACATCGCGCCGCTGATCGATGCAGCGCTGTCGGGCGAGGGCGTCTACCGCGAAAACCTGCCGCTGCTGATGAACCGCAAGGGTTTCGACGAACAGACCTGGTTCACCTTCTCGTACTCGCCGGTGTGGGACGAAAGCGGTTCGATCGGCGGCATGTTCTGTGCCGTCGCCGAAACCACCGACCAGGTGCTGGCCGTCCGCCGCCAGCGCTTTCGCATCGAACTGGAAGAAGCGCTCAGCGGCATTGCCGACCCGCGCGTGCTGATCGGGCGGGCGGTCACGGCGCTGGGCCGCCACCTGGGCGCCCAGCGCGCCGGCTACGCCAGGGTGCAGCCGGACGATGAAAGCCTGGTCTTCGACGCATGCTTCGCCGACGGTGTCGAACCGCTGACGGACAGCTACCCGCTCACCTGGTTCGGCGCCGAGCGCGTGGCCCGCCACCGGAAAGGCATGACCGAGGTCTGCGCCGACGTCGAGGCCGAGGCGGACGATCCGGCGCTCTGGCGGGCGATCCAGACACGCGCGGTCGTGTCGGTGCCGTTGATCCGCGACGGGCACCTGGTCGCCACCCTTTACGTCAACTTCCGCGAGCCGCATCGCTGGACCGAGCAGGAAGTGGCGCTGATCGAGGACGTGGCGACGCGCACCTGGGCGGCGATCGAGCAGGCCACCGCCGAGAATGCCCTGCGCGAAAGCGAGGCGCGCTTCCGCGCCCTGCTCACCACCGGCGCGTATTCGGTGTTCCGGATGAGCGCGGACTGGCGCGAGCTGCGCGAGCTCGAAGGCCAGGGCTTCCTCGCCGACACGACCGAGCCCAGCGAGGATTGGCTGCAGACCTACGTCCACCCGGACGACCAGCCGCGTGTCCTCGCGGCCGTGCGGCAGGCGATCGCAAGCCGCAGCATGTTCGAGTCCGAGCACCGGATCCGCCAGGCCGATGGCCGTCTGGGCTGGACCCACGCCCGCGCGGTACCGATGCTCGACAGCGAAGGGCGGCTGGTCGAATGGTTCGGTGCGGCCAGCGACACGACCGCGCGCAAGCGTGGCGAGGACGCGCTGCGCCAATTGACCGCCGAGCTGGAAGAGCGCATCGCCGTCGCGGTGGATGAGCGCCAGGCTGCGCTGGCACAGGTCCACGAGATGCAGAAGATGGAGACCATCGGACAGCTCACCGGCGGTGTGGCGCACGACTTCAACAACCTGCTGACGCCGATCCTCGGCGCGCTCGACATGCTCGCGCGGCGCCTGGACGGCGACGAACGCGCCAGACGCATGACCGCCGGCGGCCTGCAGGCGGCCGAGCGCGCGCGGACGCTCATCCAGCGGCTGCTCGCCTTTTCCCGACGGCAACACCTTGCGCCCCGCCCGGTCGACGTCGCCCGGCTCCTGGCCGGCTTCTCCGACATGGTGTCGCGGTCGATCGGGCCGGGCATCCGGCTTTCGATCGCCTGTGCGGACGGACTGCCGCCGGCGCTGGTCGATCCCAACCAGCTGGAGCTGGCGTTGCTGAATCTGGTCGTCAACGCCCGCGACGCGATGCCCGCCGGCGGGGATCTGACCGTGCGCGTCACCCAGGAGATCGCAGGCGACCATCCGCGGTTGCGCGAGGGGCGCTACATCCGTTTCTCGGTGACCGACAACGGTATCGGCATGGATGAGCAGACGGTCAAACGTGCGATCGATCCCTTCTTCACCACCAAGGGCGTCGGTCGCGGCACGGGGCTCGGCCTGCCCTCGGTGCATGGGCTTGCCGCCCAGTCCGGCGGCGATTTCGCGCTGGACAGCCGTCCGGGCCGGGGTACCACCGCGACGCTCTGGTTGCCCGTATCCACGGAGGCACCCCCCATCTGGCAGACGTCGGCGAACGATGCGGCGATCCCCGACGTGCCCGCCGCGACCGTGCTGCTGGTCGATGACGAGGACCTGGTCCGGGGCGGCACGGCCGAAATGCTTGCCGACGCGGGGTACAGCGTGGTTTCCGTCGGCTCCGGCTACGAGGCATTGCAGAAGATCCACGCCGGACTCGCATTCGATGCGCTGGTCACCGACTACGCCATGCCCGGCATGACGGGCGCGGAGCTTGCCCAACAGGTCCGCAGGCTGCACCCGCACGTCCCCACGCTGATGATCACCGGCTTTGCCACCCTAACCGAACGCGAGGCCGGCGGCCTGCCCCGCCTGGCGAAGCCGTTCCGCCAGGCCGAACTGGTCGGCGCCGTGGCCGATCTGCTGGAGCCGACGCAACGGAGCGCCTGA
- a CDS encoding adenylosuccinate synthase has product MGKSVVILGAQWGDEGKGKIVDLLTERVSAVARFQGGHNAGHTLVIKGKKTVLHLIPSGILRDDALCLIGNGVVLSPEALIHEIAELEGQGVEVRSRVKISPATPLIMPYHIAVDKAREAAAGKGAIGTTGRGIGPAYEDKVARRSIRVADLMYPHELPAQIKAAVEYHNFILTQWLKAEPVDYQKVLDDALAWGEYIRPMVDDVATILHDVRAEGGNILYEGAQGALLDIDHGTYPYVTSSNTTVGGALAGTGVGACDIDYVLGICKAYATRVGGGPFPTELNDEMGELLRKKGNEYGASTGRPRRCGWIDLVALKRAVQINGINGLAITKLDVLDGLPSIKVCVAYEYRGKRRELAPLDADGWAECKPVYLEFPGWEESTAGIRDWNRLPAAARAYLRAVEELSGCRLAIVATGADREDTIVLDDPFA; this is encoded by the coding sequence ATGGGCAAGTCAGTCGTCATCCTTGGAGCCCAGTGGGGCGACGAAGGCAAGGGCAAGATCGTCGACCTGCTGACCGAGCGGGTCAGCGCCGTGGCACGCTTCCAGGGCGGCCACAACGCCGGCCACACGCTGGTGATCAAGGGAAAGAAGACGGTGCTGCACCTGATCCCCTCGGGCATCCTGCGCGACGATGCGCTGTGCCTGATCGGCAACGGCGTGGTGCTCTCGCCCGAGGCGCTGATCCACGAGATCGCCGAGCTCGAGGGGCAGGGCGTGGAGGTGCGTTCGCGCGTGAAGATCAGCCCGGCGACACCGCTGATCATGCCCTACCACATCGCCGTGGATAAGGCGCGCGAGGCGGCTGCGGGCAAGGGCGCGATCGGCACCACCGGCCGCGGCATCGGCCCGGCCTACGAGGACAAGGTAGCGCGCCGCTCGATCCGCGTGGCCGACCTCATGTACCCGCACGAGCTGCCGGCGCAGATCAAGGCGGCGGTCGAATACCACAACTTCATCCTGACCCAGTGGCTCAAGGCCGAGCCCGTCGATTACCAGAAGGTGCTCGACGATGCGCTCGCCTGGGGCGAGTACATCCGCCCGATGGTCGACGACGTCGCCACCATCCTGCATGACGTGCGTGCCGAGGGCGGCAACATCCTGTACGAAGGCGCCCAGGGCGCGCTGCTGGACATCGATCACGGCACCTATCCGTACGTCACCTCGTCCAACACGACGGTCGGCGGGGCGCTGGCCGGCACCGGCGTGGGCGCCTGCGACATCGACTACGTGCTGGGCATCTGCAAGGCCTACGCCACCCGCGTTGGCGGCGGTCCGTTCCCGACCGAGCTCAACGACGAGATGGGCGAGCTGCTGCGCAAGAAGGGCAACGAGTACGGCGCCAGCACCGGCCGCCCGCGCCGGTGCGGCTGGATCGACCTGGTGGCGCTCAAGCGCGCGGTGCAGATCAACGGCATCAATGGCCTGGCGATCACCAAGCTGGACGTGCTCGACGGCCTGCCCTCGATCAAGGTCTGTGTCGCGTACGAATATCGTGGCAAGCGTCGCGAACTGGCGCCGCTGGACGCCGACGGCTGGGCCGAGTGCAAGCCGGTGTACCTGGAGTTCCCCGGCTGGGAGGAGTCCACCGCCGGCATCCGCGACTGGAACAGGCTGCCCGCCGCGGCCCGCGCCTACCTGCGCGCGGTCGAGGAGCTGTCCGGCTGCCGCCTGGCCATCGTCGCCACCGGTGCCGACCGCGAAGACACCATCGTGCTGGACGATCCGTTCGCCTGA
- a CDS encoding DUF2065 domain-containing protein — translation MPHELSVALCLVLVLEGLMLFAVPRHWQSMVRQALELSPRTLRVFGAVAVIAGLAVLQLVR, via the coding sequence ATGCCGCACGAACTGTCCGTGGCACTGTGCCTGGTGCTGGTGCTCGAGGGCCTGATGCTGTTTGCCGTCCCGCGCCACTGGCAGTCGATGGTGCGCCAGGCGCTGGAGCTGTCGCCCCGCACGCTGCGCGTGTTCGGGGCGGTGGCGGTGATCGCGGGGCTGGCCGTCCTGCAACTGGTGCGCTGA
- the hflC gene encoding protease modulator HflC, with translation MKIVWTVIAVLLVLLGLNSAFVVHEGQSALLLQFGRIVQTDYKPGLHFKVPLIQQVMRFDSRIQGLDAPPERYFTSEKKSVNVDFYVKWRIADNAAYYRATSGDANQAAQRLSPVVKDALRFEFNSRSLQDLIAGGRKDITERVRKQTDAAARKNLGIAVVDVRIKRIDLPEEVSESVYKRMRAERLQLANELRYTGQEQAETIRADADRQGQVLRADAQRDAASVRGQGDAQAAAIYARAYGQDPEFFAFYRSLSAYKSGFADGNGTLVLKPDSELLRYFEDSAKR, from the coding sequence ATGAAAATCGTCTGGACCGTGATCGCCGTGCTGCTGGTGCTGCTCGGCCTCAACAGCGCCTTCGTGGTGCACGAGGGGCAGAGCGCGCTGCTGCTGCAGTTCGGCCGTATCGTGCAGACCGATTACAAGCCGGGTCTGCATTTCAAGGTGCCGCTGATCCAGCAGGTGATGCGCTTCGACAGTCGCATCCAGGGCCTGGACGCGCCGCCGGAGCGGTACTTCACGTCCGAGAAGAAAAGCGTCAACGTCGACTTCTACGTCAAGTGGCGCATCGCCGACAACGCCGCCTACTACCGTGCCACCAGCGGCGACGCCAACCAGGCCGCGCAACGGCTGAGTCCGGTGGTGAAGGACGCGCTGCGCTTCGAATTCAACTCGCGCAGCCTGCAGGACCTGATCGCCGGCGGTCGCAAGGACATCACCGAACGCGTGCGCAAGCAGACCGATGCCGCTGCGCGCAAGAACCTCGGTATTGCCGTCGTGGACGTGCGCATCAAGCGCATCGACCTGCCCGAGGAAGTCAGCGAGTCGGTCTACAAGCGCATGCGCGCCGAGCGCCTGCAGCTGGCCAACGAGCTGCGCTACACCGGACAGGAGCAGGCCGAGACGATCCGCGCCGATGCCGACCGGCAGGGCCAGGTGCTGCGCGCCGATGCCCAGCGCGACGCCGCAAGTGTGCGTGGCCAGGGCGACGCACAGGCGGCCGCCATCTATGCGCGCGCCTACGGACAGGATCCGGAGTTCTTCGCGTTCTATCGAAGCCTGTCGGCGTACAAGAGCGGTTTCGCCGATGGCAACGGCACCCTGGTACTCAAGCCGGACTCCGAACTGCTGCGTTACTTCGAGGACAGCGCCAAGCGCTGA
- the hflK gene encoding FtsH protease activity modulator HflK — MAWNEPGNGQRDPWNSKRPGNSGNGLDAALRQLRARLGKHGGPGGMITIVLALVLAWLLLSSYTIVDARQAGVVLRFGQYSRTLPPGFHFKLPQPIETVTKVETTRVRSLQDSVRMLTRDENIITIDFTVQYQVNDARAYLFAVDDVEGTIAAASEAAVRSVIGRNDMDTILSGEGAALVSEAGQALQKTLDSYHCGLQVTAVSFQNVAPPAEVKDAFDDVNKAREDKQSIENNALAYANKVVPVARGDAARIAAEAIGYKAERIARAQGDAERFNLLLKEYKAAPEVTRKRLWLETMEQVMAGNRKVIDGSSGRTIINLPPATPASPAAATVTTDEPSDKGNQP; from the coding sequence ATGGCCTGGAACGAACCCGGCAACGGCCAGCGCGACCCCTGGAACAGCAAGCGTCCCGGCAACAGCGGCAATGGCCTGGACGCGGCGCTCAGGCAGTTGCGCGCGCGTCTGGGCAAGCACGGCGGTCCCGGCGGCATGATCACCATCGTGCTGGCGCTGGTGCTCGCCTGGCTGCTGCTGAGCAGCTACACCATCGTCGATGCGCGCCAGGCCGGCGTGGTGCTGCGCTTTGGCCAGTACAGCCGAACGTTGCCGCCGGGCTTCCACTTCAAGCTGCCGCAGCCGATCGAGACGGTTACCAAGGTCGAGACCACCCGCGTACGTTCGCTCCAGGACAGCGTGCGCATGCTGACCCGCGACGAGAACATCATCACCATCGATTTCACCGTGCAGTACCAGGTGAACGATGCGCGTGCCTACCTGTTCGCGGTGGACGATGTGGAGGGCACCATCGCTGCCGCCTCCGAGGCGGCGGTGCGCTCGGTGATCGGCCGCAACGACATGGACACGATCCTTTCCGGCGAAGGCGCCGCGCTGGTCAGCGAGGCAGGCCAGGCCCTGCAGAAGACGCTGGACAGCTACCACTGCGGCCTGCAGGTGACCGCGGTGAGCTTCCAGAACGTCGCGCCGCCGGCCGAGGTCAAGGATGCCTTCGACGACGTCAACAAGGCCCGTGAAGACAAGCAGAGCATCGAGAACAACGCGTTGGCGTATGCCAACAAGGTGGTACCGGTAGCGCGCGGCGACGCGGCGCGCATCGCCGCCGAGGCCATCGGCTACAAGGCCGAGCGCATTGCCCGCGCCCAGGGTGATGCCGAACGCTTCAACCTGTTGCTGAAGGAATACAAGGCCGCGCCGGAAGTGACCCGCAAGCGCCTGTGGCTGGAAACGATGGAGCAGGTGATGGCCGGCAACCGCAAGGTGATCGACGGCTCCAGCGGCCGCACCATCATCAACCTGCCGCCGGCCACGCCGGCGAGTCCTGCGGCGGCCACCGTCACCACCGATGAGCCCAGCGACAAGGGGAACCAGCCATGA